In Cyclobacteriaceae bacterium, the DNA window ATTTAAAACTCTTTGACGGATCTCAATTGACTCTTTGCTACAACACTGTTCGTAGTGGAGAAAGTAAGAATCTGTTCTTTATAAAACTTTCTGAAAGGGATTTTATAAGTGGAGTAATAAATGATTTATTTAATCGAAGCATTCAATCAGTGATTGTAGAAGGCGGTACGAAAACACTGGAAGCATTCATAGCAGGGAATACCTGGGATGAAGCCAGGGTATTTCGTTCGTCGAAAACTTTTGAACTTGGAATCGCAGCTCCGTCATTAAAGGGAAAACTGATCACAGAGCAGAAAATTGAATCAGATACTCTTTCTGTTTATTACAATAGCACTAAAATTTGATAATAACTTTCAAACCCAGGCCAGAAAGAAAATAATTTGTTCTTGGCCGGAAAGCGGTGTTATGCTTTCTATTATAAATATTCAAAGCATTTTCTGAATGACGTTTAAATGCCTTGTCAAGAGGGATTACAGCAATTAATAAAAGTGCGGCACCCCCTGCAGCAAGGCCCCATTCCGGTTGACCCCCAGCAATGGCAGTGCCAACAGGGAATCCAATCAACGCTCCGCCGATGAAGCCTATAACTCCTGAGGCACCATAATTTGATTTTGCCTTTTTAAATTCTGCCAATGCCTCAGCATCATTTTTCATGATATCCAGAACCTGCTTTGGACTGACGATGAAGACAGAGGTATCTTTTTTATATTCAAACCTGGCACCACCAAAAGTTTTGTGCATGATCAGTGAGTCAACCTGACCCACTGAAGAAAAGCTAATGCCAAATGATAAAACGCAAAGAACAAAAAGATGTCTTTTCATGCTTAGAAGTAATATTATAGAAAATTTAAAATTGATTATGCCATCCTCTTTGCAACCTCATCCCAATTCACAACATTCCACCAACTCGCGATGTAGTCTGGACGTTTGTTTTGATATTTAAGATAGTATGCATGCTCCCATACATCAAGACAAAGTAAAGGCGTTCCTTTTAGGTCGCTAACATCCATCATTGGATTATCCTGATTAGGTGTTGATCCGATCTTGAGCTTTCCTCCATCATTTACCAGCCATGCCCAGCCAGATCCGAATCTCGTTATGCCCGCTTGAGAAAACTGTTCTTTGAATTTGTCCATTGAGCCAAATGCCGCATTAATAGCTTCCGATACTTTACCATTGACAGACCCGCCGGAAGGTTTCATGACCTGCCAGAAGAAATTGTGATTCCATGAACCACCACCGTTGTTGCGGGCTTTTGCTGAGAGCTTCGATGTATTGGCGAAGAAATCTTTTTCATTCGAATATGTGATGTTCTCTGCTATG includes these proteins:
- a CDS encoding superoxide dismutase, which encodes MKNIDRRQFIKMSTVTAVGSSLMLNSDYATGAETGLKFAQIPLPYTYAALEPNIDAMTMEIHYSKHHAAYIKNVNEAIIAENITYSNEKDFFANTSKLSAKARNNGGGSWNHNFFWQVMKPSGGSVNGKVSEAINAAFGSMDKFKEQFSQAGITRFGSGWAWLVNDGGKLKIGSTPNQDNPMMDVSDLKGTPLLCLDVWEHAYYLKYQNKRPDYIASWWNVVNWDEVAKRMA